A window of Pirellulales bacterium contains these coding sequences:
- a CDS encoding serine/threonine-protein kinase, with the protein MQAGQVFQQRYRIQREVGRGSFGIVYAADDLQAGRKVAIKVLLPWVRGDEALRHRLRREAKLTRMLTSAHAVRIFNLDETPDGDFYIVMEFLDGEELTTLLLREGRLKPERAAEIARQTLEALAEAHQLGVIHRDVKPNNIFVCGRGSGRDFVKVLDFGIAKVAGTEDGHGLMETTRLTAPGNILGTPAYMSPEQCRGEALTAASDVYSLGVVLYEMVTGHVPFHDKNPVQVLVLHNSQPVPPLSAGVADLPLGRAVMRALEKDPQTRFATADAFATALDGLDSGPVVARSPTGTVVMGSVQLPAGAGDGAENRERPHDGGGVAELMRRYWIVLLIAALLAVLAATQIF; encoded by the coding sequence ATGCAGGCAGGCCAGGTTTTTCAGCAGCGATACCGCATTCAACGCGAGGTCGGGCGAGGATCGTTCGGGATTGTCTACGCCGCCGACGATTTGCAGGCTGGCCGGAAAGTGGCCATCAAGGTTCTCTTGCCCTGGGTCCGGGGCGATGAGGCCCTCAGGCATCGGCTTCGCCGCGAGGCCAAGCTGACGCGGATGCTCACCAGCGCGCACGCGGTGCGAATTTTCAATCTCGATGAAACGCCCGACGGCGATTTCTACATCGTCATGGAGTTTCTCGACGGCGAGGAGTTGACGACGCTGCTGCTGCGCGAGGGCCGGCTCAAGCCCGAGCGGGCCGCCGAGATTGCCCGGCAGACGCTCGAGGCGCTTGCCGAGGCCCATCAACTGGGCGTGATCCATCGCGACGTGAAGCCGAACAACATCTTCGTCTGCGGCCGCGGTTCGGGGCGTGATTTCGTCAAAGTGCTGGATTTCGGCATCGCCAAAGTGGCCGGCACCGAGGACGGCCACGGCTTGATGGAAACGACCCGCCTCACGGCACCGGGCAACATCCTGGGCACGCCCGCCTATATGAGCCCAGAGCAATGTCGCGGCGAAGCGCTGACGGCGGCCAGCGATGTCTATTCATTGGGGGTGGTCCTGTATGAAATGGTGACGGGCCACGTGCCCTTTCACGACAAGAACCCAGTGCAAGTGCTCGTGCTGCACAACAGCCAGCCGGTCCCGCCGCTCTCGGCCGGCGTCGCCGATTTGCCGCTGGGAAGGGCCGTCATGCGGGCATTGGAAAAAGATCCGCAAACGCGCTTTGCCACGGCGGACGCTTTTGCCACGGCACTGGATGGGCTCGATTCCGGCCCGGTGGTGGCCCGTTCCCCGACGGGGACGGTGGTCATGGGCAGCGTGCAACTGCCGGCCGGCGCAGGCGATGGCGCCGAGAATCGCGAGCGACCGCATGACGGCGGCGGTGTGGCAGAACTCATGCGGCGATACTGGATCGTGCTCCTCATCGCCGCACTCTTGGCCGTGCTCGCCGCGACGCAGATATTCTAG
- a CDS encoding autotransporter-associated beta strand repeat-containing protein, which produces MLTVFPVMTTADSGAGSLRQAILDANASPGLDTIKFSIAGSGTHTIQPLSALPSITDAVIIDATTQTGYAGSPLIQLDGSMAGTNVTGLYITAGGSTVKGLDISHFAGTAIILQTGGSNTIANNFLGTDATGTVAEGNRDDGLSIYGGSANNQITQNVISANGVGNGFAGVYVADPGTNGNVFTGNFIGTDKTGTAALGNGGVGLYVANGAQNTRIGTNGDGVNDIAERNIISGNAYQGIAIQGTSSGANTTGTAVAGNYIGTNATGTTALPNGNNGVFVYGGAQNTRIGVSGSDADAAAEMNLISGNKFQGVSLSDSGTNSNIVAGNLIGTDVTGTKALPNSDGGIDIINGTSSNRIGFDGSSSTAVATLERNIISGNGSNPGYAGIYVADPGTTSNVMAGNYIGVDSSGAKALGNSGVGVYLANAAQNNRIGTDGNGVADASEANVISANAYEGVTIQGTSSGANTTGNMVAGNFIGTNAAGTAVLGNGTYGIWINAGAQSNRIGTNGTDVDAAGEGNVVAGNTRSGVAISDSGTSANTVAGNWIGTNKGGTASLPNNVNGVDIFNGAQNNQVGGSAALGNVIAFNSQAGVAVTDPSTTGNSIRANRIYSNGGLGIDLGNSGVQVNHAGATSGPNNLQNYPLITAGTPGSATVVNGVLNSLPSTTYTLDFYATSTPDITFYGPGQRYLGAISVTTDSTGTATFSASLTAATSTGDWVTATATDPAGNTSEFSGDRQLPLSAPVLSRSTWTALGPATIAQSPEFSGPVMAGRVETAVPDPTNPNIMYLAADGGGVWKTTNWLSVSPTWTPLTDAQPSTVTGSGDLAYKSLVVFPGNPSIIYAAAAGPGGGILKSTNGGVSWTLLGNSVFDSVAFGSLVVDPHNANNLFVTVWYGPNSNSGGVYKSTDGGLTWSNTTTALHTGAASDIVMDPTNSSILYAGLTQGAGGGTTNGLYKTMDGGATWTRLAGGMLTGAAVGVSIRVTVAPASAQTVYATVFDPALGNAPDGLPHRFRSTDGGTTWTSLPALPTNDESRYWHTMLSVDPAAPQTIYVNGDHTVYTSTNGGSSWTLVNNFEDPVGGYFDDSGSLILTGDHGIYRGTNFINKQGNLQTSEFYTLTLDPTNANIAYGLVQDQFAAIKYTGYPVWNSTGQVPNDQDGAGAGEVGKILVDPTSPNKLYRYAPTDFDTNGFILRSTDGGASWTESGAGIPATLAGYGLAYASQKAFVMDPGNSQRMLVGTNEVYETTNGSGSWTAISPVLSPSSNVSDQYITSVAIAPSQPSTIYAATADGRMFVTHNDGGAWTEIDTGLPKDFYDQIVSIQVDPNNANRAFIVPGRFPTNVFGSTHVWMTTTGGAGGWTDITGNLPPADWTNSIAVDWRSATPVLYVATARGVYQSADLGVTWSRFGTALPNSPVTDLQLVPGLNILAAATYGRGAWEIQLGSLDRVWNGQGSTSNWSNANNWSGHTVPLAGDILVFAGTSRLTNSNDLAAGTQFHGIIFDTGAGAFTLNGNAVDVDGNIANNSTNTQTINLPLVLTGNETLTAAAGAVTIGGNISETGGHQAVVIAGPGTVTLSGANNYTGSTTVSSGTLIAASGNALPAGTNVSVGAGAALVADHLVLGVLATGGTAGAPAMVTIAASDANGNPLAVSVTAQLVSASRSFAMIGRQSSAAVSSSSTFGGAGVAIASPPNLLLPESDQMAQHAPAPSTLDGSGSRPISMGKLALLDAEFASDLRAGSLYNRSEWLGADMQTTRDESSAAGLTDDLLELLARNLRRSH; this is translated from the coding sequence ATGCTAACCGTGTTCCCGGTCATGACCACCGCGGACAGCGGTGCAGGCAGTCTGCGTCAAGCCATTCTCGACGCAAACGCCTCTCCCGGCCTGGACACAATCAAGTTCAGCATCGCTGGCTCGGGGACCCACACCATTCAGCCTCTTTCCGCGCTCCCATCCATCACCGACGCCGTAATCATCGACGCTACCACCCAGACCGGCTATGCAGGCAGTCCTCTGATTCAACTCGACGGCTCTATGGCCGGGACAAACGTTACCGGCCTTTACATCACCGCGGGCGGCTCGACGGTCAAGGGCTTGGATATCAGCCACTTCGCCGGCACGGCGATCATCCTTCAGACGGGCGGCTCGAATACGATTGCCAACAACTTCCTCGGCACCGACGCGACCGGCACGGTTGCGGAAGGCAACCGCGATGACGGGCTGTCCATTTACGGCGGCTCGGCGAACAACCAGATCACACAAAACGTCATCTCGGCAAACGGCGTCGGCAATGGTTTTGCGGGCGTATACGTCGCTGATCCAGGAACCAATGGAAATGTTTTCACCGGCAATTTCATCGGCACCGACAAGACCGGCACGGCCGCTCTGGGAAACGGCGGCGTCGGGCTGTACGTGGCCAATGGCGCGCAGAACACGCGGATTGGAACCAACGGAGACGGAGTCAACGACATTGCGGAGCGGAACATCATCTCTGGTAACGCCTATCAGGGCATTGCGATCCAGGGAACGTCATCCGGCGCCAACACCACCGGCACCGCCGTGGCGGGGAATTACATCGGCACAAACGCCACAGGGACCACTGCCCTGCCCAACGGCAACAACGGTGTCTTCGTCTACGGCGGCGCCCAGAACACTCGCATTGGCGTCAGCGGCTCCGACGCCGATGCGGCGGCGGAAATGAACTTGATCTCCGGAAACAAATTTCAGGGCGTTTCGCTGTCCGATTCCGGGACCAATTCCAACATCGTGGCTGGCAACCTGATCGGCACGGACGTCACGGGGACCAAGGCCTTGCCGAATTCCGACGGGGGAATTGACATCATCAATGGGACCTCCTCCAACCGGATCGGGTTCGACGGGTCCAGTTCAACCGCAGTCGCTACCCTGGAGCGGAACATCATCTCCGGCAACGGTTCAAACCCCGGATATGCCGGCATTTACGTTGCAGACCCGGGGACGACCTCGAACGTCATGGCCGGGAACTACATCGGCGTCGACTCCAGCGGCGCCAAGGCGCTGGGGAATTCGGGGGTCGGCGTCTATCTGGCCAACGCTGCCCAGAACAACCGGATCGGGACCGATGGAAACGGCGTGGCGGACGCCTCCGAGGCGAACGTGATCTCGGCCAATGCTTACGAAGGCGTAACGATCCAAGGCACGTCCTCGGGCGCCAACACGACCGGCAACATGGTCGCCGGCAACTTCATCGGCACAAACGCCGCAGGGACGGCCGTCCTGGGCAACGGGACTTACGGCATCTGGATCAACGCCGGAGCGCAGTCCAACCGGATCGGAACGAATGGCACGGACGTGGATGCAGCAGGCGAGGGAAACGTTGTCGCCGGCAATACCCGCAGCGGAGTTGCAATCAGCGACTCCGGCACCAGCGCAAATACTGTCGCCGGCAATTGGATCGGAACGAACAAAGGCGGAACCGCATCTCTACCCAATAACGTGAACGGCGTCGACATCTTCAACGGGGCGCAGAACAACCAGGTCGGCGGAAGTGCGGCGCTGGGCAACGTGATCGCCTTTAACAGCCAGGCCGGAGTCGCCGTCACCGACCCATCGACGACGGGCAACAGCATTCGCGCGAACAGAATCTACAGCAACGGCGGCCTGGGCATCGATCTGGGCAACAGCGGCGTTCAAGTGAACCACGCCGGAGCAACCAGCGGCCCCAACAACCTCCAGAATTATCCGCTGATTACAGCAGGGACTCCGGGTTCCGCTACGGTCGTCAACGGCGTGCTCAACAGCTTGCCATCCACGACCTACACCCTTGACTTCTACGCCACTTCGACGCCGGACATCACGTTCTACGGACCGGGGCAGCGCTACCTGGGCGCGATCTCCGTCACCACGGACTCGACGGGAACGGCCACCTTCTCCGCCAGCCTGACAGCAGCGACTTCAACCGGCGACTGGGTGACGGCGACCGCGACCGATCCAGCCGGGAATACGTCCGAGTTCTCGGGAGACCGGCAATTGCCGTTGTCCGCCCCCGTACTCAGCCGGTCGACCTGGACAGCGCTTGGTCCAGCGACGATCGCCCAGTCGCCGGAATTCTCCGGGCCGGTCATGGCCGGGCGCGTCGAGACGGCGGTCCCTGATCCGACGAACCCTAATATCATGTATCTCGCTGCGGATGGTGGCGGAGTCTGGAAGACGACCAATTGGCTTTCGGTTTCTCCCACCTGGACGCCTCTGACCGATGCGCAGCCTAGCACCGTCACGGGGAGCGGAGATCTCGCGTACAAGTCGCTTGTGGTTTTTCCGGGCAATCCCTCGATCATCTACGCTGCGGCCGCTGGCCCGGGAGGCGGCATCCTCAAGTCGACTAACGGCGGGGTGAGTTGGACGCTCCTGGGCAATTCGGTTTTCGACAGCGTCGCCTTCGGCTCGCTCGTTGTCGATCCTCATAATGCAAACAACCTGTTTGTGACCGTCTGGTATGGGCCGAATAGCAACTCGGGAGGCGTTTACAAATCCACCGATGGAGGACTGACCTGGAGCAACACCACGACGGCGCTGCATACCGGGGCGGCCTCGGACATCGTCATGGACCCGACCAACTCCTCGATCCTCTATGCCGGGCTGACGCAAGGCGCCGGCGGCGGCACAACCAACGGACTGTACAAAACCATGGACGGCGGCGCAACGTGGACGCGTTTGGCCGGTGGAATGTTGACGGGGGCGGCAGTGGGAGTCAGCATCCGCGTAACGGTTGCGCCCGCGTCCGCCCAGACCGTTTACGCCACGGTTTTCGACCCAGCGCTGGGCAACGCCCCGGACGGCCTCCCGCACCGCTTCCGTTCCACCGACGGCGGGACCACCTGGACTTCTCTGCCGGCCCTGCCCACGAACGACGAGAGCCGCTACTGGCACACCATGCTCTCCGTGGATCCCGCCGCTCCGCAGACAATCTACGTGAATGGGGACCACACGGTCTACACGAGCACCAACGGCGGCTCGAGCTGGACCCTCGTGAACAATTTCGAGGATCCGGTGGGAGGCTACTTCGATGACAGCGGCAGCCTCATCCTTACCGGAGACCACGGAATCTATCGCGGCACGAACTTCATCAACAAGCAGGGCAACCTTCAAACCAGCGAGTTCTACACGCTGACCCTCGACCCGACCAACGCGAATATCGCCTATGGCCTCGTGCAGGACCAGTTCGCGGCGATCAAGTACACGGGATACCCGGTGTGGAATTCCACCGGCCAAGTGCCAAACGACCAGGACGGCGCCGGCGCGGGCGAGGTCGGAAAAATCCTCGTCGATCCCACGTCTCCCAACAAGCTGTATCGCTACGCACCCACCGATTTTGACACGAACGGTTTCATCCTCCGTTCCACCGACGGCGGGGCCTCATGGACAGAGTCGGGGGCAGGTATCCCAGCGACACTCGCGGGCTATGGCTTGGCCTATGCCTCGCAGAAAGCCTTCGTCATGGACCCAGGAAACTCGCAGCGGATGCTTGTGGGCACCAACGAAGTTTACGAGACGACCAACGGTAGTGGATCGTGGACGGCGATCAGTCCCGTGCTTTCACCCAGTTCCAACGTAAGCGACCAATACATTACTTCCGTCGCGATCGCACCGTCACAGCCCAGCACGATCTACGCGGCCACAGCCGACGGCCGGATGTTCGTTACTCACAACGACGGCGGCGCATGGACCGAGATCGACACGGGCCTGCCCAAGGATTTCTACGATCAGATCGTTTCCATCCAGGTCGATCCCAACAACGCCAACCGGGCGTTCATTGTGCCGGGACGCTTCCCAACCAATGTCTTCGGCAGCACTCATGTCTGGATGACGACCACCGGAGGCGCCGGTGGCTGGACCGACATCACCGGAAATCTGCCGCCGGCCGACTGGACCAACAGCATTGCCGTGGACTGGCGGTCGGCAACACCGGTGCTCTATGTCGCCACCGCGCGAGGCGTATACCAGTCTGCCGACCTGGGAGTGACGTGGTCGCGGTTCGGGACGGCGCTTCCGAATTCGCCCGTGACCGACCTGCAATTGGTTCCGGGCTTGAATATCCTTGCTGCGGCGACCTACGGACGTGGGGCATGGGAGATTCAGTTGGGCTCGCTCGACCGCGTGTGGAATGGCCAGGGGTCCACCTCGAATTGGAGCAATGCGAACAATTGGAGCGGCCACACCGTGCCGCTCGCGGGAGACATCTTGGTATTCGCCGGCACCAGCAGGCTGACCAACTCGAACGACCTTGCTGCAGGCACCCAGTTCCACGGAATCATCTTCGACACAGGCGCCGGCGCCTTCACACTAAACGGAAATGCCGTGGACGTAGATGGCAACATCGCGAACAACAGCACGAACACGCAGACGATCAATCTGCCGTTGGTGCTCACGGGCAACGAAACACTCACCGCGGCGGCGGGCGCCGTGACGATCGGTGGCAATATCAGCGAAACGGGTGGTCACCAGGCTGTCGTCATCGCCGGCCCGGGAACCGTAACGCTTTCCGGAGCGAACAATTACACCGGTAGTACGACGGTCTCCTCGGGTACGCTGATCGCTGCCAGTGGAAACGCCCTGCCGGCTGGCACGAACGTTTCGGTTGGAGCGGGCGCCGCCTTGGTTGCCGATCATCTCGTTCTCGGCGTCTTGGCGACCGGTGGCACAGCCGGCGCCCCCGCGATGGTGACGATCGCGGCCAGCGATGCCAATGGCAACCCGCTGGCTGTCTCCGTCACGGCGCAGCTCGTTTCAGCCAGCCGGTCGTTTGCGATGATCGGCCGGCAGTCTAGCGCGGCGGTTAGCTCCTCGTCGACATTCGGCGGCGCGGGCGTAGCGATTGCGTCGCCCCCCAATCTCCTTTTGCCTGAGAGCGACCAAATGGCGCAGCACGCCCCCGCGCCCTCGACGTTGGACGGCTCTGGAAGCCGGCCAATCTCAATGGGTAAGCTGGCATTGCTGGATGCGGAATTTGCATCGGACTTACGCGCTGGCAGCCTTTATAATCGGTCGGAATGGTTAGGCGCCGACATGCAAACCACGCGCGACGAATCATCAGCCGCCGGCTTGACCGATGATCTTCTCGAATTGCTCGCTCGGAACCTCCGGCGCTCCCATTAA
- the mutY gene encoding A/G-specific adenine glycosylase yields the protein MRLPSATNRAVQVTEQHPWPGGDWRSRFRRKLLVWYRRHARELAWRRDRDPYRVWVSEIMLQQTQVVTVEPYFERFIDAFPTIRALATAKEDSVLRLWEGLGYYRRARQLHRAAKIIAAEHGGQFPDDPDAVRRLPGVGRYTAGAILSIAFDRPEPILEANTVRLFSRLLACRGDTRRAAAQRLLWHAAETVLPARGVGRFNQALMELGSQVCRPREPDCPKCPVMELCPTHRDGLQASVPAVRSNPPTEQVREAAVVITRRGRVLLVRRGDHERWAGLWEFPRVPCDRAEDPITAAELIAKIHQRTGVVIQRPRSLTTFRHGVTRFRITLECFAATAAKAPRQRRAAAEQKWVRAVELADYPLSSTGRKLSRLVEQMSRSILNGSE from the coding sequence ATGCGTCTACCTTCTGCAACGAACCGCGCCGTACAGGTCACGGAGCAACATCCCTGGCCGGGCGGCGACTGGCGGTCGCGTTTTCGCCGCAAGCTGCTGGTTTGGTATCGCCGGCACGCGCGCGAGCTTGCTTGGCGGCGTGATCGCGATCCGTATCGCGTTTGGGTCAGTGAGATCATGCTCCAGCAAACGCAGGTGGTCACGGTCGAGCCATACTTCGAACGGTTTATCGACGCATTTCCGACGATCCGAGCGCTCGCCACGGCCAAGGAAGACTCCGTGCTCCGGCTCTGGGAAGGCTTGGGGTATTATCGCCGAGCGCGACAGCTTCATCGCGCGGCCAAGATCATTGCCGCCGAGCATGGAGGGCAATTTCCCGACGACCCCGACGCGGTGCGCCGCCTCCCCGGAGTCGGCCGTTACACGGCCGGCGCGATCTTGTCGATCGCCTTCGATCGGCCGGAACCGATCCTCGAGGCGAACACGGTCCGCTTGTTCAGCCGCCTCTTGGCCTGCCGCGGCGACACGCGCCGCGCCGCGGCGCAGCGGCTCCTCTGGCACGCGGCCGAGACCGTGCTCCCCGCCCGCGGCGTCGGGCGATTCAATCAAGCGCTCATGGAGTTGGGCAGCCAGGTCTGCCGCCCGCGCGAGCCGGATTGCCCAAAATGCCCGGTGATGGAACTTTGCCCAACGCATCGCGACGGATTGCAAGCTAGCGTCCCCGCTGTTCGCAGTAACCCGCCGACGGAACAAGTTCGCGAAGCGGCGGTCGTCATCACGCGGCGCGGAAGGGTGCTGCTCGTGCGCCGCGGCGATCATGAGCGCTGGGCCGGCTTGTGGGAATTCCCGCGAGTCCCCTGCGACCGCGCCGAAGACCCGATCACTGCCGCGGAACTGATCGCCAAAATTCATCAGCGCACCGGCGTTGTCATCCAGCGCCCACGATCCCTCACGACATTCCGCCACGGCGTGACCCGCTTCCGCATCACCCTCGAATGTTTCGCAGCCACCGCCGCCAAAGCGCCGCGCCAGCGTCGCGCGGCCGCCGAGCAAAAATGGGTCCGCGCGGTCGAACTGGCCGACTACCCGCTCAGCTCTACGGGCCGCAAGCTCTCGCGACTCGTGGAACAGATGTCCCGCTCAATCCTGAACGGATCGGAATGA
- a CDS encoding peptidylprolyl isomerase has translation MRSANTWRLVALAAFAGSAIVISRPTSGADPALGKAAAKSRNSADSAKEPLKVAILATVDDKPIFSLEVDRALAALTASAPAAEKGSAAVRAAVLNQLIDRRLVQAAVEQARLAATPDEVDLEITRLKSELARSMQTLDQFLLKTGQTESMLRAELAWQLTWQRYLQKHATDEALESFFKTHHREFDGTELRVSHVLFRPMIAGNEAAVAALIKQAEEVRRQILAGEIKFADAAEKYSAGPSRHQGGDLGFVARHGVMVEPFNRAAFALEKGEISPPVATVFGIHLITVTDEKPGDKKLADVRDIVRSALTEQLFEQLAARQRPKAKIEMTGSGPYFKPGTTELVVPGKK, from the coding sequence ATGAGAAGCGCAAACACTTGGCGGCTGGTGGCGCTGGCCGCGTTCGCCGGTTCTGCGATCGTGATTTCGCGGCCGACTTCCGGGGCGGACCCCGCCTTGGGGAAGGCGGCGGCGAAATCGCGCAATTCGGCGGATTCAGCGAAAGAGCCGCTGAAGGTCGCCATTCTTGCCACGGTCGATGACAAGCCAATCTTCAGCCTGGAAGTGGATCGTGCGCTGGCGGCGCTCACGGCTTCGGCCCCCGCGGCCGAAAAGGGCTCCGCGGCGGTTCGAGCGGCCGTGCTAAACCAGCTCATCGATCGCCGGCTCGTGCAAGCGGCTGTGGAACAGGCCCGTCTCGCCGCCACGCCGGACGAAGTCGATCTGGAAATCACGCGGCTCAAGAGTGAACTCGCCCGCTCCATGCAAACGCTCGACCAATTCCTCCTCAAGACCGGCCAGACCGAATCGATGCTGAGGGCCGAACTGGCCTGGCAACTAACCTGGCAGCGGTATCTGCAAAAGCACGCGACCGACGAAGCGCTCGAGTCCTTCTTCAAAACCCATCACCGCGAGTTCGACGGAACCGAATTGCGGGTAAGCCACGTCCTGTTTCGCCCGATGATCGCGGGAAACGAAGCCGCCGTTGCCGCGCTCATCAAGCAGGCCGAAGAAGTCCGCAGACAGATTCTCGCTGGAGAGATCAAGTTTGCCGATGCAGCCGAAAAATACTCGGCCGGGCCAAGCCGGCATCAGGGAGGCGATCTGGGATTCGTGGCGCGGCATGGCGTGATGGTCGAGCCGTTCAATCGCGCCGCGTTCGCGCTCGAGAAGGGAGAGATCAGCCCACCGGTCGCCACGGTGTTCGGGATCCATTTGATCACCGTGACTGACGAAAAGCCGGGCGACAAGAAGCTGGCCGACGTGCGCGACATCGTTCGCTCCGCTCTGACCGAGCAGCTTTTCGAGCAACTCGCCGCCCGCCAGCGTCCCAAGGCCAAGATCGAAATGACTGGCAGCGGCCCTTACTTCAAGCCGGGAACAACGGAATTGGTTGTGCCCGGCAAGAAGTGA
- a CDS encoding aldo/keto reductase: protein MQFVNLGSTGLKVSRLCLGSMTYGSKKWRTWVLEDEESRPFFRRALELGINFFDTADMYSDGASETVLGRALKDLGAARDTVVIATKVFNPMGDDVNQRGLARKHIRHSIDDSLRRLGTDYVDLYQIHRFDPTTPIDETLEALDDVVKAGKALYIGASSMFAWQFSAMLHASDRLRLSRFVTMQNHYNLVYREEEREMIPLCRTEGVGIIPWSPLARGFLAGNRRAASEGFGETARAKTDTFGHKLYFQESDFAVVERVTEVAKRRGASNAQVALAWLLQQPGVTAPIIGASKIHHLDDAVQALDLKLSDDELKSLAEPYRPHPVLGHV, encoded by the coding sequence ATGCAATTCGTGAATCTCGGCTCGACCGGATTGAAGGTTTCTCGCCTCTGCCTGGGGTCCATGACCTACGGGTCCAAGAAATGGCGCACGTGGGTGCTTGAAGATGAGGAAAGCCGGCCGTTTTTTCGGCGAGCGCTCGAGCTGGGAATCAACTTCTTCGACACGGCCGATATGTATTCCGACGGCGCAAGCGAGACGGTTTTGGGGCGGGCACTCAAAGATCTAGGCGCCGCACGCGACACGGTCGTCATCGCCACCAAGGTCTTCAATCCGATGGGAGACGACGTCAACCAACGCGGCCTCGCACGCAAACACATCCGCCACTCGATCGACGACAGCCTGCGGCGGCTGGGAACGGACTACGTCGATCTATACCAAATCCACCGCTTCGACCCGACGACGCCGATCGACGAGACCCTGGAAGCACTCGATGACGTGGTGAAAGCTGGCAAAGCGCTCTATATCGGCGCTTCGTCGATGTTCGCCTGGCAGTTCTCGGCGATGCTGCACGCTTCGGATCGCTTGCGGCTCAGCCGGTTCGTCACGATGCAGAACCATTACAATCTGGTCTACCGTGAAGAAGAGCGGGAAATGATCCCGCTCTGCCGGACGGAAGGGGTCGGGATCATCCCGTGGAGCCCGCTCGCGCGTGGCTTCCTCGCCGGCAACCGCCGCGCGGCGAGCGAAGGATTCGGCGAGACAGCGCGGGCAAAAACGGACACATTCGGCCACAAGCTCTATTTCCAAGAATCCGATTTCGCTGTCGTCGAGCGCGTAACGGAAGTGGCCAAGCGGCGTGGCGCGTCCAATGCGCAAGTGGCGCTCGCTTGGTTGTTGCAGCAGCCGGGAGTCACCGCGCCGATCATTGGTGCAAGCAAGATCCACCACTTGGACGACGCGGTTCAAGCGCTGGACCTGAAACTCAGTGACGACGAGTTGAAATCGCTCGCTGAGCCGTACCGCCCGCATCCGGTGCTCGGCCATGTTTGA
- a CDS encoding PTS sugar transporter subunit IIA, with protein MPSSAQNPEGVPVRCPVCGKDIRVDPSTPTGDEPCPNCGNLLWTGLVSSAGKLTFDLARFAEKFDFVVREATVADLQSTGKQAAIAEMVAALVKAGAIHAEAQEAIAAALVKREELGSTGVGNAIAVPHAKYEGVDRVIGSVGWSSQGIDWDSIDKQPVRLVILVIFPPEHGGAYLKALEYISLELRHIPRPLIEPTEKA; from the coding sequence ATGCCATCAAGCGCTCAGAACCCTGAAGGAGTTCCCGTCCGCTGCCCGGTTTGCGGCAAGGACATTCGCGTCGATCCCTCGACGCCGACGGGGGACGAACCTTGCCCCAATTGCGGCAACCTGCTTTGGACGGGTCTCGTTTCGTCGGCGGGCAAGCTTACCTTCGATCTCGCGCGGTTCGCGGAGAAGTTCGACTTCGTCGTCCGCGAGGCGACCGTTGCCGATCTTCAGTCGACAGGAAAGCAGGCGGCGATTGCGGAAATGGTCGCCGCGCTCGTCAAGGCCGGCGCGATCCACGCCGAAGCTCAAGAGGCCATCGCCGCGGCGCTCGTCAAGCGCGAGGAGTTGGGCTCGACGGGCGTGGGGAATGCCATCGCTGTGCCACACGCCAAGTACGAGGGAGTCGATCGCGTGATAGGAAGCGTCGGCTGGTCGAGCCAGGGAATCGATTGGGACTCCATCGACAAACAGCCGGTCCGCCTTGTGATTCTCGTTATCTTTCCTCCCGAACACGGCGGGGCATATCTGAAGGCGCTCGAGTACATCTCCCTCGAGCTACGTCACATTCCTCGGCCGCTGATCGAGCCGACAGAGAAGGCTTAA